One genomic window of Nakamurella panacisegetis includes the following:
- the fdh gene encoding formate dehydrogenase — MDLKRTFLSWPVVRQLTGADGSGRGSAVTSEHTRSLQPRTDTADRVVKSICPYCAVGCGQRVYVKDEKVVHIEGDPDSPISRGRLCPKGSASEQLVNSPGRQQKVLYRRPFGTEWESLDLDAAMQMVADRVADTRARTWQDTDDEGRPLRRTLGIAGLGGATLDNEENYLIKKIFTAMGAVQIENQARIUHSATVPSLGASFGRGGATGFQQDLANADCIVIQGSNMAECHPVGFQWVMEAKAKGATVIHVDPRFTRTSAVADQHVPLRAGSDIAFLGGIVNYILSTDSYFKEYVVAYTNAATILRDDFVDVDDLDGVFSGYDPTTGTYDTASWQYEGAEVTSTSSGEEEDIENSGAATDEHSQTERGAGHEMGGHGANLEHSRVHRDETLQNPLTVFQVLKRHYSRYTPEMVQDVCGVSPADFRKVCEAVVRNSGRDKTTAWVYSVGWTHHSVGVQYIRGAAIIQLLLGNMGRPGGGILALRGHASIQGSTDIPTLFNLLPGYLPMPKVGEHENLRDYLATISSPKQKGFWTAADAYTVSLLKSYWGAAATSDNDYCFDYLPRLTGDHGTYRTVMDMLDDKVEGYMLLGQNPAVGSAHGKMQRLAMSHLKYLVVRDLNMIESATFWKDSPEIATGELVTKDIGTEVFFFPAASHVEKDGSFTQTQRVLQWHHKAVEPPGDCRSDLHFFYHLGRMLKEKVAKSELDRDKPLQDLVWDYPVDDKGEPSADAVLQEINGRHLTGEKKGELLTAYTEMKADGSTSGGCWIYTGVYAGSVNQAARRKPGQQQSWVAPDWGWAWPANRRVLYNRASADPDGKPWSEAKALVWWDAEKKRWTGHDVPDFPPTTAPDYRPEPGTGGPEGLSGDDPFVMQGDGKAWLFAPTGLLDGPLPSHYEPQESPVSNAFYRQQANPTRQVFRRTDNLQNPSGRAAGAEVFPYVFTTYRLTEHHTAGGMSRWLPYLSELQPEFFCEISPALARERGLEHMGWATVVTARSAIEARVMVTDRVVPLRIGGHTVHQVGLPYHWGVGGDALVSGDSANDLFGVTLDPNVHIQESKVASCDIQPGRRPTGPALLKFVKSYQKRAGITVYTGNDQRTPMGEQDGTS, encoded by the coding sequence ATGGACCTCAAGCGAACGTTCCTCTCGTGGCCCGTCGTCCGTCAGTTGACCGGCGCCGATGGGTCCGGGCGCGGGTCCGCCGTCACGTCGGAACACACCAGATCGCTTCAGCCACGGACGGATACCGCGGACCGCGTGGTCAAGAGCATCTGCCCGTACTGCGCGGTCGGCTGCGGTCAGCGGGTCTACGTCAAGGACGAGAAGGTCGTCCACATCGAAGGCGATCCCGACTCTCCCATCTCCCGGGGACGGTTGTGCCCGAAGGGCTCGGCCAGCGAACAGCTGGTCAACTCACCAGGTCGCCAGCAGAAGGTCCTCTATCGACGGCCGTTCGGCACGGAGTGGGAATCGCTGGACCTCGACGCGGCCATGCAAATGGTCGCCGATCGGGTGGCCGACACCAGGGCGCGGACCTGGCAGGACACGGACGATGAAGGCCGGCCGCTGCGTCGGACTCTCGGTATTGCCGGGCTGGGCGGTGCCACCCTGGACAACGAGGAGAACTACCTGATCAAGAAGATCTTCACGGCAATGGGTGCCGTGCAGATCGAGAACCAGGCCCGTATTTGACACAGCGCCACGGTTCCCAGTCTGGGAGCCTCTTTCGGCCGCGGCGGTGCCACCGGATTCCAGCAGGACCTGGCTAACGCGGATTGCATCGTCATCCAGGGTTCGAACATGGCCGAGTGCCATCCGGTCGGATTTCAGTGGGTGATGGAGGCCAAGGCCAAGGGCGCCACGGTGATTCATGTCGACCCTCGGTTCACTCGGACTTCGGCGGTGGCGGATCAGCATGTCCCGCTCCGGGCCGGCAGCGACATTGCCTTCCTCGGCGGCATCGTCAACTACATCCTGTCCACCGATTCCTACTTCAAGGAGTACGTGGTCGCCTACACGAACGCGGCGACGATCCTGCGTGACGACTTCGTCGATGTGGACGACCTGGACGGAGTGTTCTCCGGCTACGACCCGACCACCGGCACCTACGACACGGCATCCTGGCAGTACGAGGGGGCGGAGGTGACCTCGACGTCCAGTGGGGAAGAGGAGGATATCGAGAACTCCGGTGCGGCCACGGACGAACATTCGCAGACCGAGCGCGGGGCCGGCCATGAGATGGGTGGTCACGGCGCCAACCTCGAACACAGCCGGGTGCACCGGGACGAGACCCTGCAGAATCCGTTGACCGTGTTCCAGGTGCTCAAACGGCACTACTCCCGGTACACGCCGGAAATGGTGCAGGACGTGTGCGGTGTCTCGCCTGCTGACTTCCGCAAGGTGTGCGAGGCGGTCGTCCGCAACAGCGGTCGAGACAAGACCACGGCGTGGGTCTACTCGGTCGGTTGGACCCACCACTCGGTCGGCGTGCAATACATCCGGGGTGCGGCGATCATCCAACTGTTGCTGGGCAACATGGGCCGCCCGGGTGGTGGCATTCTCGCGCTGCGTGGACATGCAAGCATCCAGGGATCCACTGACATTCCGACATTGTTCAACCTGCTGCCGGGCTACCTGCCCATGCCGAAGGTTGGCGAGCACGAGAATTTAAGGGATTACTTGGCCACCATTTCCAGCCCGAAGCAGAAGGGCTTCTGGACGGCGGCCGACGCGTACACGGTCAGTTTGCTGAAGTCCTACTGGGGTGCCGCGGCGACGTCCGACAATGACTACTGCTTCGACTATCTGCCGCGGCTCACCGGCGATCACGGCACGTACCGGACGGTCATGGACATGCTGGATGACAAGGTCGAGGGCTACATGCTCCTCGGGCAGAACCCGGCCGTCGGATCGGCACACGGGAAGATGCAGCGGCTGGCCATGTCCCACCTGAAGTATCTGGTGGTCCGTGACCTCAACATGATCGAATCAGCCACGTTCTGGAAAGATTCACCCGAGATCGCCACCGGCGAACTCGTGACAAAAGACATCGGTACCGAGGTGTTCTTCTTCCCGGCCGCCTCGCACGTGGAGAAAGACGGTTCGTTCACCCAGACCCAACGGGTGCTGCAGTGGCACCACAAAGCCGTCGAGCCACCGGGCGACTGCCGCAGCGATCTGCATTTCTTCTATCACCTGGGTCGGATGCTCAAGGAAAAGGTGGCCAAATCGGAGTTGGATCGCGACAAGCCCCTGCAAGATCTGGTCTGGGACTACCCGGTGGACGACAAGGGTGAACCATCGGCGGATGCCGTGCTCCAGGAGATCAACGGCCGTCACCTGACCGGAGAGAAGAAAGGTGAGTTGCTGACCGCCTACACCGAGATGAAGGCCGACGGCTCGACGTCCGGCGGATGCTGGATCTACACCGGTGTGTACGCCGGCAGCGTCAACCAGGCCGCCCGCCGCAAGCCCGGGCAGCAGCAGTCGTGGGTCGCCCCGGACTGGGGCTGGGCCTGGCCGGCCAACCGTCGGGTGCTGTACAACCGGGCATCGGCCGATCCGGACGGCAAACCGTGGAGTGAGGCCAAGGCCCTGGTCTGGTGGGACGCCGAGAAGAAACGGTGGACCGGCCACGATGTGCCGGATTTCCCGCCCACCACGGCCCCCGATTACCGCCCGGAGCCGGGGACCGGAGGTCCCGAAGGGTTGTCCGGTGACGACCCCTTCGTCATGCAGGGCGACGGGAAGGCATGGCTCTTCGCGCCGACCGGACTGCTCGACGGGCCGCTGCCGTCGCACTACGAACCGCAGGAATCGCCGGTGAGTAATGCCTTCTACCGGCAGCAGGCCAACCCGACCCGACAGGTGTTCCGGCGCACCGACAACCTGCAGAATCCGTCGGGTCGAGCCGCCGGAGCCGAGGTCTTCCCCTACGTGTTCACCACTTATCGGCTGACGGAACATCACACGGCCGGGGGTATGAGTCGCTGGCTGCCCTACTTGTCGGAACTGCAGCCAGAGTTCTTCTGCGAGATCTCCCCGGCCCTGGCCCGGGAGCGCGGGCTCGAGCACATGGGCTGGGCGACCGTCGTCACCGCCCGGAGCGCGATCGAGGCCCGGGTGATGGTGACCGATCGAGTGGTGCCGTTACGGATAGGTGGGCATACGGTCCACCAGGTCGGTCTGCCGTATCACTGGGGTGTCGGCGGTGACGCCCTGGTCAGCGGCGATTCCGCCAATGATCTGTTCGGTGTGACTCTTGATCCGAACGTGCACATCCAGGAGAGCAAAGTGGCCTCGTGTGACATCCAGCCCGGACGGCGTCCTACTGGGCCGGCCCTGCTGAAGTTCGTGAAGAGCTACCAGAAGCGGGCCGGCATCACGGTCTACACCGGCAACGACCAGCGGACGCCGATGGGCGAACAGGATGGGACGTCATGA
- a CDS encoding HAD family hydrolase, whose amino-acid sequence MTDDILEGALPSWRDGPPKQSLLAFLREVSCGPAMIAVAERVAAFDFDGTLACEKPRTALAQFLAECCRPDSPESVRRAAAEGSGADVLRGLGVLFAGRTVQNYGERSREFLDRAAHPRFRRTYPSLVYQPMLELIRLLCALEFSVFVCTDSSRDFLRVIADSALGLRREQIIGSEVRIDYVDGRLVRTPNPIPFDDGPGKTVHLWDRTGTQPVLAAGNAAGDIEMLRAARYALVVHHDDSVREYAYADEQVLDAAAGDRWTVLSMRTDFARIWASEATAGVQ is encoded by the coding sequence ATGACCGACGACATCCTGGAGGGTGCGCTCCCGTCCTGGCGCGATGGGCCGCCGAAGCAGTCGCTGCTCGCGTTTCTGCGCGAGGTCAGCTGCGGGCCGGCGATGATCGCCGTCGCGGAGCGGGTGGCCGCCTTCGACTTCGACGGGACCCTGGCGTGTGAGAAGCCGCGGACTGCGTTGGCGCAGTTCCTCGCCGAGTGTTGCCGCCCGGACAGCCCGGAGAGTGTTCGCCGTGCCGCCGCAGAGGGCAGCGGCGCGGACGTGCTGCGTGGTTTGGGTGTGCTGTTCGCCGGCCGGACGGTCCAGAATTATGGAGAGCGGTCGAGAGAGTTCCTGGATCGGGCCGCGCACCCGCGCTTTCGCCGCACATATCCGAGCTTGGTGTATCAGCCGATGCTGGAACTGATCAGGCTGCTCTGCGCTCTCGAATTCAGCGTATTTGTCTGCACCGACAGCTCCCGGGACTTCCTGCGGGTCATCGCCGACTCAGCCCTGGGTTTACGGCGCGAGCAGATCATCGGCTCCGAGGTCCGGATCGACTACGTCGACGGTCGGCTGGTGCGCACGCCGAACCCGATCCCCTTCGACGACGGACCCGGTAAGACCGTGCACCTGTGGGACCGCACCGGCACCCAGCCGGTGCTGGCGGCCGGCAACGCCGCCGGCGACATCGAAATGCTCCGCGCCGCCCGCTATGCCCTCGTCGTCCATCACGACGACTCGGTCCGCGAGTACGCCTACGCTGATGAGCAAGTGCTCGACGCCGCGGCCGGCGACCGGTGGACGGTGTTGAGCATGCGCACGGATTTCGCCCGCATCTGGGCATCCGAGGCCACCGCAGGTGTCCAGTGA
- a CDS encoding MIP/aquaporin family protein has protein sequence MSGDQSRPAADSPRGSLPALRERHGAHIAELLERQPAWARDFTDLSQEWRRLVAELFGTFLLVLVGAGGAVLDAKTGGIGRVAGVTAPGLLVMAVILSLGAVSGAHLNPVVSVAFALRRDFQWRRVPGYVAAQIAGAALACLLLRATFGTIGEVGATLPKPGFSSTQAFIIEAVLTLGLVSVILGTASTAQNIGPLAALGVGGYIVLAGLWASPVSGASMNPARSLGPDIVRENVDELWPYLAGPLCGAALAVALAYVLRGPGGDPAARKAAQGH, from the coding sequence GTGAGCGGAGACCAGTCACGCCCAGCCGCCGACTCGCCCCGCGGGTCCTTGCCGGCGCTGCGGGAGCGGCACGGCGCCCACATCGCCGAGCTGCTGGAACGGCAACCCGCCTGGGCTCGTGACTTCACCGACCTGAGCCAGGAGTGGCGGCGGCTGGTGGCGGAGTTGTTCGGGACATTCCTGCTCGTCCTGGTCGGTGCCGGTGGCGCCGTCCTGGACGCCAAGACGGGTGGGATCGGCCGGGTCGCCGGTGTCACAGCCCCGGGTCTGCTGGTGATGGCGGTGATCCTGTCCCTGGGGGCGGTGTCCGGCGCGCACCTCAATCCGGTGGTCAGCGTCGCGTTCGCGTTGCGCCGGGATTTCCAGTGGCGCCGCGTGCCCGGGTACGTCGCGGCGCAGATCGCTGGTGCAGCGCTTGCCTGCTTGCTGCTGCGGGCCACTTTCGGAACCATCGGCGAGGTCGGGGCGACGCTGCCCAAACCCGGTTTCAGCAGCACCCAGGCATTCATCATCGAGGCCGTGCTCACCCTGGGCCTGGTCAGCGTCATTCTTGGCACCGCTTCGACGGCGCAGAACATCGGCCCGCTTGCGGCCCTGGGCGTCGGCGGCTACATCGTCCTAGCTGGCCTATGGGCTAGCCCCGTCAGCGGGGCGTCGATGAACCCGGCCCGCTCTCTTGGCCCCGACATCGTGCGAGAGAACGTTGACGAGCTCTGGCCTTATCTGGCCGGTCCCCTCTGCGGGGCGGCGCTTGCGGTGGCCTTGGCCTACGTCTTGCGCGGACCCGGCGGAGACCCCGCCGCCCGCAAAGCCGCGCAAGGCCACTGA
- the nrfD gene encoding NrfD/PsrC family molybdoenzyme membrane anchor subunit — MSSPPDDLTAARAGIGARRENGSRRDGKGRRRGGRGGGERKMVPDAVFTSYYGRPVVKASPWEADIPAYLFLGGLAAGSSLLAAGAELTGLASLRRTGRLGATVGIGLSFAALVHDLGRPERFVNMLRVAKHTSPMSVGTWILTGYGPLAGLAGAAEIAAMFTGVPAPLRRVLTAAARPAGWAAGLAAPAVASYTAVLLSDTATPSWHEAHRELPFVFVGSAAAASGGLGLIGATLADAGPARRLAVGGAVLELLAEHLMEPSMGLAAEPLHRGTAGRLMRTSKTLTVVGAVAAAVGHRNRVVSALAGLSLLAGSACTRFGIFHAGQESARDPKYTVVPQRERLDARES; from the coding sequence ATGAGCAGCCCGCCGGACGACCTGACAGCGGCGCGGGCCGGGATCGGGGCCCGACGGGAGAACGGGAGCCGGCGCGACGGCAAAGGTCGGCGTCGTGGTGGGCGGGGCGGCGGCGAGCGAAAGATGGTGCCGGACGCCGTGTTCACGTCCTACTACGGCCGTCCGGTGGTCAAGGCGTCGCCCTGGGAGGCCGATATTCCGGCCTACCTGTTCCTCGGCGGGTTGGCCGCCGGATCGTCCCTGTTGGCCGCGGGGGCGGAGCTGACCGGTCTCGCTTCGCTGCGCCGCACTGGCCGGCTCGGCGCCACTGTCGGGATCGGTCTGAGCTTCGCGGCGTTGGTCCACGACCTCGGGCGCCCGGAGAGGTTCGTCAACATGCTGCGCGTCGCCAAGCACACGTCGCCGATGTCGGTCGGCACCTGGATCCTCACCGGGTACGGCCCACTCGCCGGACTGGCCGGGGCGGCCGAGATCGCCGCGATGTTCACCGGTGTGCCCGCGCCACTGCGTCGTGTGTTGACCGCGGCGGCCCGCCCGGCCGGCTGGGCGGCCGGTCTGGCCGCCCCGGCCGTTGCCTCCTACACCGCGGTGCTTCTGTCCGACACGGCTACCCCGAGTTGGCACGAGGCCCACCGCGAGCTTCCTTTCGTCTTCGTTGGTTCGGCCGCCGCCGCGTCGGGCGGACTGGGTCTGATCGGGGCCACGCTGGCCGATGCCGGGCCGGCGCGGCGTCTTGCCGTCGGAGGGGCAGTACTGGAGTTGCTGGCCGAGCACTTGATGGAGCCGTCGATGGGACTGGCCGCGGAGCCACTCCACCGTGGCACCGCGGGACGTCTGATGCGCACTTCAAAAACGTTGACCGTGGTCGGTGCGGTTGCGGCCGCGGTCGGCCATCGGAACCGCGTCGTGTCGGCGTTGGCGGGGCTGTCCTTGCTGGCCGGGTCGGCCTGCACCCGTTTCGGAATCTTTCACGCCGGTCAAGAATCGGCTCGCGATCCGAAGTACACCGTTGTGCCGCAACGGGAACGACTCGACGCCCGAGAAAGCTGA
- a CDS encoding TetR/AcrR family transcriptional regulator gives MAKSDTGGAGPLDRARITTAAIALIDAESAHALSMRKLGASLSVEAMAIYHYFTGRDEVLDSVVETVINELHDDPDLQVHAAHWEEYLYRTAHAVRRIALAHPQVFPLIATRPPAAPWIQPPLRSLRWIQTFLQALQACGFADENAVAVYQAFSSFLLGHLLLEVSALGADVGPVEEAQPTPPDASDLDDYPLLKRLEPLLSRDRGAEEFEEGLEALIERLTSRGKR, from the coding sequence ATGGCCAAGAGCGACACCGGTGGTGCGGGTCCGCTGGACCGGGCCCGGATCACCACCGCTGCAATTGCCCTGATCGACGCCGAGAGCGCGCACGCTCTGAGCATGCGCAAACTCGGCGCCAGCCTGAGCGTCGAGGCCATGGCGATCTACCACTACTTCACCGGCCGGGACGAGGTCCTCGACAGTGTCGTGGAGACCGTCATCAACGAGCTGCACGACGACCCGGACCTGCAAGTCCACGCTGCGCACTGGGAGGAATACCTCTACCGGACAGCCCATGCGGTCCGAAGGATCGCGCTGGCCCACCCGCAAGTGTTCCCGCTGATCGCGACCCGGCCGCCCGCCGCCCCGTGGATACAGCCGCCGCTGCGGAGCCTGCGGTGGATCCAGACGTTCTTGCAGGCTCTGCAGGCCTGCGGGTTTGCCGACGAGAACGCCGTGGCCGTCTATCAAGCATTCTCCAGCTTCCTGCTCGGCCACCTGCTTCTGGAGGTTTCCGCCCTAGGCGCCGACGTCGGTCCAGTCGAAGAAGCGCAACCAACCCCGCCAGACGCATCCGACCTCGACGACTACCCGCTGCTCAAACGCCTGGAACCGCTGCTGTCCCGGGACCGTGGCGCGGAGGAGTTCGAGGAAGGGCTCGAGGCGCTCATCGAGCGGCTCACCAGCCGCGGCAAACGCTGA
- a CDS encoding GAF and ANTAR domain-containing protein, with protein MAESVDVEVANARGRMSEMDGYPHHWVGPFPTPGTPAGADPTDSPGAFGAALAELALTIKRQGAGTDDDGKALAVIAEGAVSAIGGAQHAAVVVLTAAGQLEAPAAHGDLPALILQLQNEIGEGPTLDAVTQTGQIVLRDVHTDTRWPAFTAGARQWGVRSILCTPLAVQDEVFGSLSLLSTQPDAFDSESAVLAAVFAAHATLALSGVRQVRHLNAKADSRDIIGQAKGILMERHKLTSAQAFQTLIRLSQNHNIKLRALCEQLTSTSELPGD; from the coding sequence GTGGCGGAGTCCGTTGATGTCGAGGTGGCGAACGCTCGCGGCCGGATGTCGGAGATGGACGGCTACCCCCACCACTGGGTCGGTCCGTTCCCGACCCCAGGCACACCGGCCGGCGCCGACCCGACCGACTCACCCGGGGCGTTCGGGGCGGCCCTGGCCGAACTGGCGTTGACCATCAAACGGCAAGGCGCCGGCACCGACGACGACGGCAAAGCATTGGCGGTCATCGCCGAAGGGGCCGTCTCCGCGATCGGCGGTGCCCAGCACGCGGCCGTCGTTGTCCTCACCGCGGCAGGACAGTTGGAGGCGCCGGCCGCCCATGGTGACCTGCCGGCCCTGATCCTTCAGTTGCAGAACGAGATCGGGGAAGGACCGACGTTGGATGCGGTCACCCAAACCGGACAGATCGTGCTCCGCGACGTCCACACCGACACCCGATGGCCGGCGTTCACCGCCGGGGCGCGGCAGTGGGGAGTACGGAGCATCCTGTGCACCCCACTGGCAGTGCAGGACGAAGTGTTCGGCTCGCTCAGCCTGCTCTCCACCCAACCCGACGCATTCGACTCCGAATCGGCAGTGCTGGCCGCCGTGTTCGCCGCCCACGCCACCCTGGCCCTATCCGGTGTCCGCCAAGTGCGGCACCTCAACGCCAAGGCCGACAGCCGCGACATCATCGGCCAAGCCAAAGGCATCCTCATGGAACGGCACAAACTGACCAGTGCCCAAGCTTTCCAGACCCTGATCCGGCTCTCCCAGAACCACAACATCAAACTCCGGGCCCTGTGCGAGCAGCTGACAAGCACCAGTGAACTACCCGGCGACTAG
- a CDS encoding 4Fe-4S dicluster domain-containing protein: protein MTISLPYPAIRSGWADPPPRKGFFTDTSICIGCKACEVACKEWNGVPEDGLDLLGSSYDNTGALGASTWRHVAFIEQSAPTKPSVDLGMPSFNLPGAEADAQERTDFRWLMSSDVCKHCTNAACLDVCPTGSLFRTEFGTVVVQEDICNGCGYCVPACPFGVIDRRIGEKTEKNVGIAQKCTLCYDRIGAGQTPACAQACPTESIQFGDVDELRERAAARVAALHADGVAEARLYGADPDDGIGGAGAMFLLLDEPEVYGLPPDPVVTTRDLPDMWRRAALAAATLLLGSVGAFLGRRR, encoded by the coding sequence ATGACGATTTCGCTGCCGTATCCGGCGATCCGCTCGGGATGGGCCGATCCGCCGCCGCGCAAGGGATTCTTCACCGATACCTCGATCTGCATCGGGTGCAAGGCCTGCGAGGTGGCGTGCAAGGAGTGGAATGGCGTGCCCGAGGACGGCCTGGACCTGCTCGGGTCGTCGTACGACAACACCGGCGCGCTCGGCGCCAGCACGTGGCGCCACGTTGCGTTCATCGAGCAGTCGGCGCCGACCAAGCCGTCGGTGGACCTCGGCATGCCATCGTTCAACCTCCCCGGAGCCGAAGCTGATGCCCAGGAACGGACCGACTTTCGGTGGCTGATGTCCTCCGACGTCTGCAAACACTGCACCAACGCCGCGTGCCTTGATGTCTGTCCCACCGGATCGCTGTTCCGGACGGAGTTCGGCACGGTGGTGGTGCAGGAGGACATCTGCAACGGGTGCGGATACTGCGTCCCGGCCTGCCCGTTCGGCGTGATCGACCGGCGCATCGGGGAGAAGACGGAAAAAAACGTTGGTATCGCCCAGAAATGCACCCTGTGTTACGACCGCATCGGTGCAGGACAGACGCCCGCCTGTGCGCAGGCCTGCCCGACCGAGTCCATCCAGTTCGGCGATGTCGACGAGCTCCGCGAACGCGCGGCAGCGCGGGTGGCGGCGCTGCACGCCGACGGGGTGGCCGAGGCACGGCTGTACGGGGCGGACCCGGACGACGGGATCGGCGGCGCCGGCGCCATGTTCCTCCTGCTCGACGAGCCCGAGGTCTACGGACTGCCACCCGATCCGGTTGTCACGACCCGGGACCTGCCCGATATGTGGCGTCGGGCCGCGCTGGCCGCCGCGACCCTCCTGCTGGGTTCGGTCGGAGCATTCCTCGGGCGGCGGAGATGA
- a CDS encoding DUF72 domain-containing protein: MVRRGPTEFRIGTSGWRYPHWRNNFYPPGLAQKNELAYLAEHFNTVELNGSFYSLQRPSSYRRWRQETPDGFVFAVKGGKFITHNKKLRDVAPPLANFFASGPLALGERLGPFLWQLPPALRFDAERMEEFFELLPGDVGAAVELAAKAEERVISRFKAEPGAAPDLLGPDTALRHAIEVRHPSFEVESFYDLCRRFGIAIVLADSAGRFPVIDQSTAEFSYIRLHGSQQLYSSRYTDEEIRLWAERIGRASGSGTYYVYFDNDFESNAAFDARRLIQSLPSTSDVA; encoded by the coding sequence GTGGTTCGACGTGGACCTACCGAGTTTCGGATCGGTACCTCCGGATGGCGGTACCCGCACTGGCGAAACAACTTCTATCCCCCGGGCCTGGCTCAGAAGAACGAGCTGGCGTACCTGGCCGAGCACTTCAACACGGTGGAGTTGAACGGTTCGTTCTACTCGCTCCAGCGGCCGAGCAGTTATCGGCGATGGCGGCAGGAGACTCCGGACGGGTTCGTGTTCGCCGTCAAGGGTGGAAAGTTCATCACGCACAACAAGAAACTCCGTGACGTCGCTCCTCCGTTGGCCAACTTCTTCGCGTCCGGACCACTGGCGTTGGGAGAGCGACTCGGCCCGTTCCTGTGGCAGCTGCCGCCGGCGCTCCGGTTCGACGCCGAACGGATGGAGGAGTTCTTCGAACTGCTTCCGGGCGATGTCGGGGCGGCCGTCGAGTTGGCTGCCAAGGCCGAGGAGCGGGTGATCTCGCGCTTCAAGGCGGAGCCGGGAGCGGCGCCCGATCTACTGGGGCCGGATACCGCACTTCGTCATGCCATCGAGGTGCGGCACCCGTCGTTCGAGGTCGAGTCGTTCTACGATCTGTGTCGGCGTTTCGGGATCGCGATCGTCCTAGCCGACAGCGCCGGTCGGTTCCCGGTGATCGACCAGTCGACCGCCGAATTCTCTTACATCCGCTTGCACGGTTCGCAGCAGTTGTACTCCAGCCGCTATACGGACGAAGAAATCCGCCTATGGGCCGAGAGGATCGGCCGCGCCAGTGGCTCGGGCACCTACTATGTCTACTTCGACAACGACTTCGAATCCAATGCCGCTTTCGACGCGCGACGACTCATTCAGAGCCTGCCGTCGACATCAGACGTCGCCTGA
- a CDS encoding GAF domain-containing protein, with protein sequence MANTHATSPPASPPESAALMRALAAHPLEMAHLVHALHRRALDADMLLDLMGRIGREAVRLLPDVGWAGITAQFDGPPMTASHTDTRVLIVDERQYQAQDGPCLRATHTGMAVAMTATELSRVWPQLAQVARQVGVQAILALPLFANGRSVGALNLYSSRSLVPTPDLDLLIVLTEYAGRGLTDFQNSDPAPSADEVLRRTVADWVEVERAIEVLTRTYGFGVDWAREVLIDLAQDWGRTVSDQAAHVISDNPAPD encoded by the coding sequence ATGGCCAATACCCACGCCACATCCCCACCCGCGTCTCCTCCCGAGTCGGCGGCGTTGATGCGCGCCCTGGCCGCCCACCCACTCGAGATGGCTCACCTCGTCCACGCGTTGCACCGCCGGGCTCTCGATGCGGACATGCTGCTGGACCTGATGGGCCGGATCGGCCGGGAGGCGGTGCGGCTGCTGCCGGACGTCGGTTGGGCCGGCATCACCGCCCAGTTCGACGGCCCGCCGATGACCGCGTCGCACACCGACACCCGAGTGCTGATCGTCGATGAGCGGCAATACCAGGCGCAGGACGGTCCATGCCTGCGGGCGACGCACACGGGCATGGCGGTGGCCATGACCGCCACCGAGCTGAGTCGGGTGTGGCCGCAGCTGGCTCAGGTTGCCCGGCAGGTCGGGGTGCAGGCCATCTTGGCGTTACCGCTGTTCGCCAACGGCCGCTCCGTCGGCGCGTTGAACCTCTACAGTTCCCGCAGCCTTGTGCCCACCCCTGACCTTGACCTGCTCATTGTCCTGACCGAGTACGCCGGCCGCGGCCTGACTGATTTTCAGAACTCCGATCCCGCCCCGTCAGCCGATGAGGTACTGCGCCGCACCGTCGCCGACTGGGTCGAGGTGGAGCGCGCTATCGAAGTGCTCACCCGGACCTACGGATTCGGGGTCGACTGGGCCCGGGAGGTGCTGATTGACCTCGCCCAGGACTGGGGCCGCACGGTCAGCGACCAGGCCGCGCACGTCATCAGCGACAATCCGGCGCCTGACTGA
- a CDS encoding TetR/AcrR family transcriptional regulator: MNVPINPSTRPGLSRDRIVDAAIRLAAAEGVNGLSMRRLATELGVQAMSLYHYVPSNAALLVLMADRTVAALPDPDPNRTWEEQLLAMLLAAYRAGVGNPAVCR, translated from the coding sequence GTGAACGTGCCGATCAACCCGTCGACCCGGCCAGGGTTGTCCCGGGACCGGATCGTGGATGCGGCGATCCGGCTCGCTGCCGCTGAAGGGGTGAACGGTCTGTCGATGCGTCGATTGGCCACTGAATTAGGTGTGCAGGCGATGTCGCTGTACCACTACGTGCCGAGCAATGCCGCCCTCCTGGTGTTGATGGCTGACCGGACCGTCGCCGCCCTTCCTGACCCGGACCCGAACCGGACGTGGGAGGAGCAGCTTCTGGCAATGCTCCTGGCGGCCTATCGCGCCGGGGTGGGGAACCCGGCGGTGTGCCGGTGA